A region of Micromonas commoda chromosome 4, complete sequence DNA encodes the following proteins:
- a CDS encoding zinc permease family (zinc ion transport; Zn2+)-Iron (Fe2+), with amino-acid sequence MAVGASLLTACASLVCVALVPLLASTKGSSSSSSSSTPTSKRRSTRNRKDASWAAPSQGLVRTLSAFAVGAFLGDAFLHQLPHAYAHAATSRGGDGGGGFASELWSNRAGLAAVVGVVAFHLVERAVDAHGHGCHGRRTVARRKKDDDICGEEERIEPKDQTQRKETLGYLNLVADAVHNFTDGAAVGAAFLAGGPAAGYAKTLAMLAHEVPQEIGDFGVLVSAGFSVFDALRLNFAAASTAVAGTLVALVLCDDSGHGGRYKPTWIDGACVEGFTAGGFVYVAAATMRGIGDAGEGWREVAATTGAIFFGIFACAAIHALGACDHGH; translated from the coding sequence atggccgtcggcgcgtcgcttttgaccgcgtgcgcgtccctggtgtgcgtcgcgctggtcccgctgctcgcgtccaccaAAGGAagcagctcgtcgtcgtcatcgtcgacacCGACGTCCAAGAGGAGGAGCACCAGGAACAGGAAGGACGCCTCGTgggccgcgccgtcgcaggGCCTGGTGCGAACGCTCTCGGCGTtcgcggtcggcgcgttcctcggcgacgcgttcctccACCAGCTCCCGCACGCCTacgcccacgccgcgacgtcgcgaggcggcgacggcggcggcggcttcgcgtcGGAGCTGTGGTCCAACCgcgccggcctcgccgcggtggtcggcgtcgtcgcgttccacctcgtggagcgcgccgtggacgcccaCGGGCACGGGTGCCACGGAAGACGAaccgtcgcgcgacgcaagaaggacgacgacataTGCGGTGAAGAAGAAAGGATCGAACCCAAGGATCAAACCCAAAGGAAAGAAACGCTCGGGTACCtcaacctcgtcgccgacgccgtgcacaacttcaccgacggcgccgcggtgggcgccgcgttcctcgcgggcggacccgcggcggggtacGCCAAGACGCTCGCCATGCTTGCGCACGAGGTGCCGCAGGAGATCGGGGACTTTGGGGTGTTGGTGAGTGCGGGGTTCAGCGTCTTTGACGCGCTCCGGCTAAatttcgccgcggcgtcgacggccgtGGCGGGGACCCTCGTGGCGCTCGTCCTGTGCGACGATTCGGGTCACGGCGGGCGTTATAAACCGACGTggatcgacggcgcgtgcgtcgaggggttcaccgcgggcgggttcgtgtacgtcgcggcggcgacgatgcgggggatcggggacgcgggggaaGGATGGCGggaggtcgcggcgacgacgggcgctATTTTCTTCGGGATTTTCGCATGCGCGGCGATacacgcgctcggcgcgtgcgaccACGGGCATTGA
- a CDS encoding predicted protein, which yields MQEAEDINTETESNQQEFAEQCAVDEGSLAIPEPDFSAFEAFENHLIEMHEGQYKLSTLNESMAAGLGRRRILGGKRKKKQKKRDDDDDDDDDYDFGGIDTKFCWKSSYGRGVGTIPNKCPPGKERRGFLCYDKCDKFTDAQYVRGGVGDCHQKCTAGFRDHGMLCHKGNHGRGWGKSHCGWYRWSAAGLGEPATRRQLLGGAKTKLVCAGPECRKRGLDSCGALCYPHCPSSHPRKIGCNLCGVSCSGYAGGSVPPSCMKKVKFSPGLQSPTCPDNKEYDAGLCYQSCRPGYRGVGPVCWGQPPVVNGRRWVNCGFGAANSDAACAEVITSQILGPLEMVAFVATAGTSSFATIGPKSAARMTSKLANTFKGSKVKMMKDAGNSLKKSAKKQLDDMEPQDAAEFTDKVDTLARSQSETEAVQAAAELAAMVDTTGVASTIAAFSWDTCDKIHSSG from the coding sequence ATgcaggaggcggaggatATCAACACTGAGACCGAGTCCAATCAGCAAGAATTCGCAGAGCAGTGCGCTGTTGATGAGGGCTCGCTCGCGATACCGGAACCTGATTTCTCTGCCTTTGAGGCGTTCGAGAACCATCTGATAGAGATGCACGAGGGCCAGTACAAGTTGTCAACGTTGAACGAGTCCATGGCCGCCGGTCTGGGTCGAAGAAGAATCCTCGGGGGAAAGAGAAAGAAGAAACAGAAAAAGAgggatgatgatgatgatgatgatgatgattATGATTTTGGGGGCATCGACACCAAGTTCTGCTGGAAGTCCTCCTATGGCAGGGGTGTGGGCACCATACCCAATAAGTGCCCGCCGGGCAAGGAGAGAAGGGGTTTCCTCTGCTACGACAAGTGCGACAAATTCACGGATGCCCAGTATGTGcgaggcggcgtgggcgactGCCACCAGAAGTGCACTGCCGGCTTCCGTGACCACGGCATGTTGTGTCACAAGGGAAACCATGGCCGTGGCTGGGGAAAAAGTCACTGCGGATGGTACCGTtggtccgccgccggactGGGCGAGCCCGCCACCCGTCGGCAactgctcggcggcgctaAAACGAAGCTCGTGTGCGCCGGACCCGAGTGCCGTAAGCGAGGACTGGACTCGTGCGGAGCGTTGTGCTATCCGCACTGCCCGAGCTCACACCCGCGAAAGATCGGTTGCAACTTGTGCGGGGTTTCGTGCTCCGGGTATGCCGGAGGCAGCGTGCCGCCGTCGTGCATGAAGAAAGTGAAATTTTCTCCTGGGCTTCAATCACCGACTTGCCCCGATAACAAGGAATACGACGCGGGCCTGTGCTATCAAAGTTGCCGCCCTGGATACCGCGGGGTCGGCCCGGTGTGCTGGGGCCAACCCCCGGTTGTCAACGGCAGGCGGTGGGTCAATTGCGGCTTTGGCGCCGCGAATTCTGACGCGGCGTGTGCCGAAGTCATCACCAGCCAGATCCTCGGACCGCTCGAGAtggtcgcgttcgtcgcgacggctgGAACCAGCTCCTTCGCAACCATCGGTCCGAAGTCTGCGGCTCGAATGACTTCCAAACTTGCCAACACATTCAAAGGGAGTAAAGTCAAAATGATGAAAGACGCCGGCAACTCTTTGAAAAAGTCGGCAAAGAAGCAGCTGGATGATATGGAACCCCAAGATGCCGCGGAGTTCACAGACAAGGTCGACACACTGGCGAGGTCACAGAGCGAGACGGAAGCGGtgcaagccgccgcggaactcgccgcgatggtcgATACAACCGGAGTCGCTAgcaccatcgccgcgttctcGTGGGACACGTGCGATAAGATTCACAGCAGCGGTTGA
- a CDS encoding predicted protein produces the protein MVAHWSLPVELSCVADCVPPPAKHPVVYFQVSSYDEWDRYRCEGYGHLNLGALPVGTCTKVIKTWKAGGTIADRVASQFVGGSPEIGDVSYAGVPADAKDKPVHSRLGFVADSSGEIKVRVNIVTQTKGDASAGAKKGLGLLKNLLGKGPGDKGGDGKGARERYEKKEAVEDVVSRARARLAEARAQNRQNPAAAPRAMLLSRREAEARPAPAQPAPYAYAGAAAPASGSGAAGSGAGVADAVARARARVSGGSAPPDGSAPGSTSVPVPAVPVPETPAPNMASPPAAPAAPAVESIDDDGTVSSLGPDGGAGGLMRAFDTAASAENVAPVANVVGTESKGPVAADVVGAASAP, from the coding sequence ATGGTGGCGCACTGGTCCCTTCCGGTGGAGCTCTCGTGCGTCGCCGACTGCGTTCCGCCCCCCGCCAAGCACCCCGTCGTCTACTTTCAGGTTTCCTCCTACGACGAATGGGACAGGTACAGGTGCGAGGGATACGGCCACCTCAACCTCGGTGCCCTGCCCGTCGGCACCTGCACCAAGGTGATCAAGACGTGGAAGGCTGGCGGCACCATCGCCGACCGCGTGGCGAGCCAATTCGTGGGCGGATCGCCGGAGATTGGCGACGTATCCTACGCCGGCGTCCCGGCGGATGCAAAGGACAAACCCGTGCACTCTCGCctcggcttcgtcgccgaTTCGTCGGGCGAGATTAAGGTTCGCGTGAACATCGTGACGCAGACGAAGGgcgacgccagcgcgggcgcgaaaAAAGGTCTGGGTTTGCTCAAGAACCTGCTCGGCAAGGGACCCGGCGATAAGGGCGGAGACGGTAAAGGAGCGCGGGAACGGtacgagaagaaggaggctgtcgaggacgtcgtgtcgcgcgcccgggctcgactcgcggaggcgagggcgcagAATCGGCAAaacccggccgcggcgccgagggccaTGCTGCTGTcgaggagggaggcggaggcgaggccggcgccggcgcagcCGGCGCCTTACGCCTAcgcaggcgccgccgctccagCCTCCGGTTCGGGAGCCGCCGGTTCAGGAGCCGGAGTCGCGGATGCCgtggcgcgggcgcgagcgagggtCTCGGGgggatccgcgccgcctgACGGGTCGGCGCCCGGTTCGAcgtccgtccccgtcccggccgtccccgtccccgagaCGCCAGCTCCCAacatggcgtcgccgccggccgcgcccgcggcgcccgcggtggagagcatcgacgacgacggaaccgtgtcgtcgctcgggcccgacggaggcgcgggtggtctgatgcgcgcgttcgacacggcggcttcggctgaaaacgtcgcgccggtcgcgaacgtcgtcggGACGGAGTCGAAGGGtccggtcgcggcggacgtcgtcggagccgcgtccgcgccgtga
- a CDS encoding predicted protein, which yields MSHESAPLLNRGASARDADGGRSGDDLASDVRGGRGWGNRAWLLACGAAVVGATAIAGVSSSATFRASLGAAASGGDSTFGGARVRASLRGAASARADRWSDFVSPDRATLGEANTALTAQMEQWYAQQPDLLHVPLDGPAPKVVQIVQPQEQEPEEAATSWDQAAPEEGTGSIDAQWEAGTASDGASVYANSGDQVASIGEEWHSLYDSVDPTIPLADDFDKKWRWMDWTQATMQGYVLNSKTFGEAMDRNAGGFIVLHAVNGLGNRIRAFSAAKLLANQKGRKLIVIWERDDSLDAPIATMLTPSFLKDSYIIEEWPERLNAAEAELAAWKARGKSGDRPVFSAMHDATTDWGKSHVGEVLRDPETWRGAVYIKSSHAELQLNKEEYDFVSNSMADFQPSKEVSNMMKSVPLASKSDDEMISMHIRAGEDAKLSKDLSLAGEGAAEIQLIDSYRRKCSVDSFVNTLVRRAPDAVQRGIDIFVAADEPSDVDDLRARLPNNKIYALDRPDYCNHGYNRARETECMIYAVADLFLLSRNPGPMLRSKFSSFSDFANYYRKRSGRLQGKGFLVNGCEDDGGSDGVLTASLGRDEDTRASSDATISTHAASTSVSTPRMAKKEAPVAKTSTGGRVVARFAMGVEGAGFGRTDSKLPAGLSDFAADADCAHAWFAQCGEHAATRTERPKLGDYAAPTDTGDLGGNSWTDVAATYVTKYHFAAALGSKGSRDASCPRTAIGEGCEGSTAGFFRALAGASAGLGKRDTAEVDMNALIERGASFAVTYPVRTAGPELAFPDADRMAKLAEAEGVDLTISAVHRDPVAAAIESVAVAGGSGVKSATLGDVIGSLERQAAGYREIARQLGGLAAEFYECRATDEKVDAEVFKPARERVGGKVRRALLEVVHAIAPRSFQDSVIEPRVLQAYDALGADAFFYYAHFAPEIAKMPAGEKMGAATRVTMKERVELLKGVQRGLGRALNKMEMLEYVKAENDAYAAYFALRTGPCRR from the coding sequence ATGTCGCACGAGTCGGCGCCGCTGCTgaaccgcggcgcgtccgcccgcgATGCGGACGGCGGACGTTCGGGCGATGATCTCGCCTCGGATGTGCGGGGCGGGAGAGGTTGGGGTAACCGCGCGTGGCTCCTCGcctgcggcgccgcggtcgtcggcgcgaccgccatcgcgggcgtgTCCTCATCCGCCACCttccgcgcctccctcggcgccgccgcgtcggggggCGACTCCaccttcggcggcgcgcgcgtccgcgcgtcccttcggggcgccgcatccgcccgcgcggaccggTGGAGCGATTTTGTCTCGCCCGACcgcgccaccctcggcgaggccaACACCGCGCTCACGGCGCAGATGGAGCAGTGGTACGCCCAGCAGCCCGATCTGCTGCACGTCCCGCTCGATGGCCCCGCCCCCAAGGTTGTCCAGATCGTCCAACCGCAGGAGcaggagcccgaggaggctgcgacCTCCTGGGATCAGGCCGCCCCCGAGGAGGGTACCGGCTCCATCGACGCGCAGTGGGAGGCGGGaacggcgagcgacggggcgtCCGTGTACGCCAATTCCGGCGACCAGGTGGCGTCCATCGGCGAGGAGTGGCACTCCCTCTACGACTCGGTCGATCCCACCATCCCGCTCGCCGATGATTTCGACAAGAAGTGGAGGTGGATGGACTGGACGCAGGCCACCATGCAGGGCTACGTGCTCAACTCGAAAACCTTCGGCGAGGCCATGGACCGCAACGCCGGCGGGTTCATCGTCCTCCACGCGGTCAACGGCCTCGGTAACCGCAtccgcgccttctccgccgccaagcTCCTCGCCAACCAGAAGGGGCGCAAGCTCATCGTCATCTGGGAGCGCGACGATTCCCTCGACGCGCCAATCGCCACCATGCTCACCCCTTCCTTCCTCAAGGATTCGTACATCATCGAGGAGTGGCCCGAACGGCtcaacgccgccgaagcggagctcgccgcgtggaAAGCCAGGGGCAAGAGCGGCGACCGCCCTGTCTTCTCCGCGATGCACGACGCCACCACCGACTGGGGTAAGTcccacgtcggcgaggtgctCAGGGACCCGGAGACGTGGCGAGGCGCAGTGTACATCAAGTCGTCGCACGCCGAGCTTCAGCTCAACAAGGAGGAGTACGACTTCGTTTCCAACTCCATGGCGGACTTCCAGCCGTCCAAGGAGGTGAGCAACATGATGAAGTCGGTGCCCCTGGCGTCCAAgtcggacgacgagatgATATCCATGCAcatccgcgccggcgaggacgccaagcTCTCGAAGGATctctccctcgccggcgagggcgcggcggagattcAGCTCATCGACTCCTACCGCCGCAAGTGCAGCGTGGATTCCTTCGTGAACACGCTCGTCAGGCGAgcgcccgacgcggtgcAGAGGGGTATCGACatcttcgtcgccgctgacgagccctccgacgtcgacgatctcCGCGCGAGGCTTCCCAACAACAAGATTTACGCGCTCGACCGCCCGGATTACTGCAACCACGGCTACAACagggcgagggagacggaGTGCATGATCTACGCCGTGGCGGACCTGTTCCTCCTCTCCAGGAACCCCGGCCCCATGCTCAGGTCCAAGTTCTCGTCCTTCTCGGACTTTGCCAACTACTACCGCAAGCGCAGCGGCAGGCTCCAGGGCAAGGGCTTCCTCGTCAACGGgtgcgaggacgacgggggcagcgacggcgtcctcaccgcgtcgctcggtcgcgacgaggacacTCGAGCGTCCTCGGACGCGACCATCTccacgcacgccgcgtccacctccgtgtccacgccgaggatggccaagaaggaggcgcccgtcgccaagACGTCCACCGGCGGGAGGGTCGTGGCGAGGTTCGCGATGGGCGTGGAGGGTGCCGGCTTTGGCCGAACCGACTCCAAGCTGCCCGCGGGTCTCTCCGACtttgccgccgacgcggactgCGCGCACGCGTGGTTCGCCCAGTGCGGAGAACACGCGGCGACCCGCACCGAACGCCCCAAGCTCGGCGACTACGCCGCTCCCACCGAcaccggcgacctcggcggcaacAGCTggaccgacgtcgccgccacctaCGTGACCAAGTACCacttcgccgcggccctgGGCTCCAAGGGTTCTCGAGACGCGTCGTGCCCTCGAACGGCGATCGGCGAGGGATGCGAGGGATCCACCGCGGGTTTCttccgcgccctcgcgggtgCCTCCGCGGGCCTGGGCAAGAGGGACACGGCCGAGGTTGACATGAACGCGCTCATCGAGCGCGGAGCCTCGTTCGCGGTGACCTACCCCGTGCGAACCGCCGGGCCCGAGCTCGCCTTTCCCGACGCGGATCGCATGGCGAAGttggcggaggctgagggGGTGGACCTGACCATCTCCGCGGTTCACCGcgatcccgtcgccgcggcgatcgagtcCGTCGCAGTCGCCGGCGGCTCGGGTGTGAAGTCCGCcacgctcggcgacgtgatTGGCTCGCTGGAGAGGCAGGCGGCTGGGTACCGCGAGATTGCGAGGCAGCTCGGGGGCCTCGCGGCTGAGTTTTACGAGTGCCGCGCCACGGATGagaaggtggacgcggaggtgttcaagccggcgcgcgagcgcgtgggcggcaaggtgcgccgcgcgctcctggaGGTTGTCCACGCGATCGCCCCGAGGTCCTTCCAGGACTCCGTCATCGAACCGCGAGTGTTGCAGGCTTACGACGCTCTCGGCGCGGATGCGTTTTTCTATTACGCGCACTTCGCGCCGGAGATTGCGAAGATGCCGGCGGGCGAGAagatgggcgcggcgacgcgggtgacgATGAAGGAGCGCGTGGAGCTCCTCAAGGGGGTGCAGCGGGGCTTGGGTCGGGCGCTCAACAAGATGGAGATGCTCGAGTACGTCAAGGCGGAGAACGACGCTTACGCGGCGTACTTTGCCCTTCGCACCGGACCGTGCCGCCGCTAG